The Cicer arietinum cultivar CDC Frontier isolate Library 1 chromosome 1, Cicar.CDCFrontier_v2.0, whole genome shotgun sequence genome contains the following window.
ACTTATACAAGTGCTTATATCACAAGATAAGCCCAAATAAGGTTTTTCAAAATGCCTCACTTATTACACTTTGAGTTTTGGTAGCAAATCCAATTATTTCAAAGATGTATTTTTCAAAGAAGTTCataaatttaattgtgtttctttttttatattcaatggAACGGAAGATAAATATTGATAGTAAAAAAATAGCAgactttttttctctttttttgtcTCTGATGtatcatttttttactaattgaaCCAGACCTATTAGAAGCAATTTAAAAGTTACAATTGAAGATTCTCTTACTGTTAGGGGCCCTTCAATTTCAGGCCATGTCGATGGATCAGCCCGATCACCTCTCCCACCAAATGCAGACTTCAAAAACCAGGCAATTCACCATTAGCAACTacgaatttaaaaaatgtttaaatagcCCAAGTATGCAATTTATGCCCTTACTTTATCATATCTTGGTAACTTCATCTTGGTACCTGGATACTTCAAATAACAACAAATTATacttaaaatacaatatattagAGGGGGGAAAATGAGTACAGATAGCCACCTTCTTTGGACATTTTGGTTAAGGCTGTCAGAGTTTCAACAGAAAAAGCAAGATCATGGCTTCCTGCATTTCCACGAAACTGTAACGAAACAAGAcaggaaaaaatattttagtcgACATTATCATAATGGCCTTAGATTATACTTGGTTGGCTACTTCTCAAATATGTGAATTATTACCTCAAGAAGTGCATTTCCTTGATTAGCTTCCCTTAGTTTATTCTACAATCCAAACACACTTTGTcatccaaaaagaaaaagagcGAGATGGAGGAGTATTAAccgaaaaatatatattagaaaaCTGCTTCTGTATACCTGACCTTCAGCCGTCAAATAAAAATCATCTATCGATATTGTTGCTGACTTCctgaaaattttatcatatagtaccattttttaatatatctctTTTTATATAGTCATCAAAACCAAAGATAAATTTAATGAATCATTACTTCAAAACTAAAGCCTACCTGCCAATCATTTGGAAAAGGTAGTCAAGAGCAAAGACAAGGGTTGTCTTTCCACAGCCTTGAGGAGCACTAAATCCAATCTGAATcatacaaaatgaaaaaaaaaaatatgaaggccttaaacatttattttccttaCAAAATCCTATAGTTATTATATTTACAGTTACAGCTTATGTAAGCCTTCATAATAAGCTGCATAACACAAATACATACATAAAAAAACTAAGTGGCAGAAGGTTGTGAAAGAATTGAAGGAAGCCATATATATATGTACCACTAATGGAGGTATATCTTCTTCATCTTTGAATTTGGACTGATGCTGAACAATCTCACTTTCACACCAGAGGAAGACTGGTATATAGTAATGATAAAGCCTAACTTTTTGAGGCTCTGTCAAAAACAATTCATTAAGCTGAAATAGTCTGCATAGTTGCCGCCCATACGATAACCACTTATCTATAGACTCGGCCACCTTCTCTTGCGTCAAACCAATTTTTTCAACCAAAGGTCCTGAGCAAATAAATTCAAACAGGTCTTGCACAGAGGAAACTTGGGCAGGTGTTGAAGGAAATACTGAATATACAGGACCCTTCTTGTGCTCAATGCTGGCTGCAGGGGAGCTACTTTGCATCCATGAACTTCCACTGCCTGCAGGAAGTAATGTCATTGTGAACTGAAGATTTAGATGACATATGATGAACTAAATTGATTACAATATAGGCCTAATTGATATGACTGCTAATTCTAATCCTAAATAATTAGGCCTAATCTGGAATCACGTATGGCGAAGGAATATTTAGGTGGACTAATTCTAGCATCATGAGAAAGTGTAGTTCTTTTGCTTTTGGGGTAAACCCAATTATATCTTCGTGTATATCTAGTCTTCGAGATAACTGAGATTCACTTAAAGCGCTAACATCACACGAGGTGTTTTTTCATAGGCAT
Protein-coding sequences here:
- the LOC101500262 gene encoding D-glycerate 3-kinase, chloroplastic isoform X2 → MATLNVFSQTLHPTISSFCCFSNSNNSKFHFFSNSLSSHFSKSGSGSSWMQSSSPAASIEHKKGPVYSVFPSTPAQVSSVQDLFEFICSGPLVEKIGLTQEKVAESIDKWLSYGRQLCRLFQLNELFLTEPQKVRLYHYYIPVFLWCESEIVQHQSKFKDEEDIPPLVIGFSAPQGCGKTTLVFALDYLFQMIGRKSATISIDDFYLTAEGQNKLREANQGNALLEFRGNAGSHDLAFSVETLTALTKMSKEGTKMKLPRYDKSAFGGRGDRADPSTWPEIEGPLTVVLFEGWMLGFKPLPVDAVTSVDPQLETVNKSLEAYYDAWDKYIDSWIVIKIKDPNCVFQWRLQAEIAMREAGNPGMSDDEHLLSLIKDSNVLEQCHNKNSNLLQVFKDYSLMAPKIIISYNSSDEM
- the LOC101500262 gene encoding D-glycerate 3-kinase, chloroplastic isoform X1, producing MATLNVFSQTLHPTISSFCCFSNSNNSKFHFFSNSLSSHFSKSGSGSSWMQSSSPAASIEHKKGPVYSVFPSTPAQVSSVQDLFEFICSGPLVEKIGLTQEKVAESIDKWLSYGRQLCRLFQLNELFLTEPQKVRLYHYYIPVFLWCESEIVQHQSKFKDEEDIPPLVIGFSAPQGCGKTTLVFALDYLFQMIGRKSATISIDDFYLTAEGQNKLREANQGNALLEFRGNAGSHDLAFSVETLTALTKMSKEGTKMKLPRYDKSAFGGRGDRADPSTWPEIEGPLTVVLFEGWMLGFKPLPVDAVTSVDPQLETVNKSLEAYYDAWDKYIDSWIVIKIKDPNCVFQWRLQAEIAMREAGNPGMSDDEVRDFVSRYLPAYNAYLPTLYSQGPNGSDPQHLLSIEIDEKRNPILGV